One segment of Phragmites australis chromosome 13, lpPhrAust1.1, whole genome shotgun sequence DNA contains the following:
- the LOC133887906 gene encoding cysteine-rich and transmembrane domain-containing protein WIH2-like has translation MSYQAPPPGTAAYPPPGTAYPPPGQQGYPPPAYGAPPPMAAGYPPPQEPQKGGNDGCLKGCLAVLCCCCVLDMCF, from the exons ATGAGCTACCAGGCTCCTCCTCCCGGCACTGCAG CCTACCCGCCACCGGGCACGGCGTACCCTCCGCCGGGCCAGCAGGGCTACCCGCCGCCGGCCTACGGCGCGCCGCCTCCGATGGCCGCCGGCTACCCGCCACCGCAGGAACCGCAGAAAGGCGGCAACGACGGCTGCTTGAAAGGATG CTTGGCTGTTctgtgctgctgctgcgtcCTCGACATGTGCTTCTGA